The Acropora palmata chromosome 10, jaAcrPala1.3, whole genome shotgun sequence genome contains a region encoding:
- the LOC141895010 gene encoding uncharacterized protein LOC141895010 — MDRDDFVFKKRRFLVQDTRKVDCTVQIKMREVLVFPEYKIAENTKSRRETSSKYLRKALKAGNAKPERRIYLELPLLSDHKHQFLGEVAGISQPLNNCIIKRMHELVAEGVQEIGEMKRHLKIFVNEVMFRGEQLPQDTNRRFFPRASDLGTHMYRATIKNRISRIDQANVQMKINEWTKVYNEDSFLFRPHSDQEEERVHANDLGERESSVNVTKFEDELDEEVLLTNEWGEQNKKVLFVHQTAWQQRLLHLYGNDICLLDATYKTTRYALPLFFLGVKTNVNYQVVGSFVIKDETVHSINEALEVISKWNPDWSPPFFMTDNSSQEIQAIEKIFPKCKVLLCDFHREQAWERWVSKNAHGVVAYKDDVLVKQRAVAHSSTIAEYETGVAALTEWHVWKNNTSLQNWFQETWLTERERWVWAFRKDCLAVAVYTNNGLARQNEDFKYNHLATHREETLSGMLSVLITEFLPEKYLRYIERNVTSHIMHRRYNKDLPAFLVNRPRFFVEHCKQKIKLASDIDKTDIKTTEFPGVFEVKSKSLSKTWYREQFGSNDGERPSCECRAWQRSRLLCKHFFAVFNHHPEWNWENLPKEYRESPFITLDYHLLNGTGSPTQPSCTASPEVIQCRLQSDETVKETKVFK, encoded by the exons ATGGATCGTGATGATTTTGTGTTCAAGAAAAGAAGATTTCTTGTGCAAGATACGAGAAAAGTTGATTGCACTGTGCAGATAAAGATGAGAGAGGTTTTAGTGTTTCCAGAGTACAAG attgcagaaaatacaaagagCAGAAGAGAGACATCTTCAAAATATCTGCGAAAAGCATTGAAGGCAGGTAACGCAAAACCAGAAAGAAGAATTTACCTTGAGTTACCTCTTCTGTCCGACCACAAACATCAATTTTTGGGTGAG GTTGCTGGAATATCCCAACCTCTCAACAACTGCATAATCAAGAGAATGCACGAGTTGGTTGCGGAGGGGGTTCAAGAAATTGGCGAAATGAAGAGGCACCTGAAAATATTTGTTAACGAAGTGATGTTTAGAGGCGAACAGCTGCCCCAAGACACAAATAGACGTTTCTTCCCGAGGGCATCTGATCTGGGAACACACATGTATAGGGCTACCATTAAAAACCGCATTTCTAGAATTGACCAGGCAAATGTCCAGATGAAGATAAACGAGTGGACCAAGGTTTACAATGAGGATTCCTTCTTGTTTCGTCCTCACTCTGACCAAGAAGAAGAGAGGGTTCATGCCAATGACCTTGGCGAACGTGAATCATCAGTTAACGTGACGAAATTTGAAG atGAGCTCGATGAGGAAGTCCTGCTAACCAACGAGTGGGGAGAGCAGAACAAGAAAGTGTTATTTGTACATCAAACGGCTTGGCAACAACGGCTTCTTCATCTGTATGGCAATGACATTTGCCTTCTTGACGCCACGTACAAAACAACTCGCTATGCCCTTCCACTGTTTTTCCTGGGTGTAAAAACCAACGTTAACTATCAGGTGGTGGGATCCTTTGTAATCAAAGATGAAACAGTTCATTCCATTAACGAGGCACTTGAAGTTATCAGCAAGTGGAATCCAGACTGGTCACCTCCGTTCTTCATGACAGATAACTCCTCGCAGGAGATACAAGCAATCGAGAAGATATTTCCAA AATGCAAGGTGTTACTATGCGACTTTCATCGTGAGCAGGCTTGGGAGAGATGGGTGTCAAAAAACGCTCATGGAGTTGTTGCATACAAAGATGATGTTCTCGTCAAACAGAGAGCTGTTGCCCATTCCTCCACCATTGCGGAGTATGAAACAGGGGTTGCAGCCTTGACGGAATGGCATGTGTGGAAAAACAACACCTCCTTACAAAACTGGTTTCAAGAAACTTGGCTTACCGAGCGTGAG CGATGGGTGTGGGCGTTTAGGAAGGACTGTCTAGCAGTTGCTGTGTACACTAATAACGGCCTGGCGAGACAGAATGAAGATTTTAAGTACAATCACCTCGCCACCCACAGGGAAGAGACTCTTAGTGGCATGCTTTCTGTGCTAATAACGGAGTTTTTGCCAGAAAAGTACTTAAGGT ACATTGAACGAAATGTGACAAGCCATATCATGCATAGACGATACAACAAAGACTTACCGGCATTCCTTGTGAACAGACCAAGATTCTTTGTGGaacactgcaaacaaaaaattaagctCGCTTCTGATATTGACAAGACGGACATCAAGACCACCGAATTCCCTGGTGTATTCGAAGTAAAAAGCAAATCGTTAAGTAAGACATGGTACCGGGAGCAGTTTGGGAGCAACGATGGGGAGCGTCCTTCGTGTGAATGCAGGGCATGGCAGCGAAGTCGCTTACTTTGTAAGCacttttttgctgttttcaatCACCATCCAGAGTGGAATTGGGAGAACCTGCCAAAAGAGTACAGGGAGTCACCATTCATAACCCTCGATTATCACCTATTAAATGGAACCGGTTCTCCTACACAACCGTCTTGCACTGCTTCACCTGAGGTCATTCAATGCCGCCTGCAGTCAGACGAGACTGTCAAAGAGACTAAAGTGTTCAAGTGA